The sequence AGTGGTACCTCCTTTGTCAGAGAGAGTTTGAGGGTTGGagatcttgaacaagatgtgatcttCCTATAACCTCAGTATAATCTCTCCTTTCTCCACATCAATCAAGGCCTTTGCAGTAGCTAGAaaaggccttccaaggatgatgaagtCGTCCCTGTTTATCCCAGTGTCTAATATCACGAAGTCCGCAGGACGATAAAGGTCTTCAACTTTTATAAAGATATTTTCCACCATACTATATGCTCGTTTCAGGgacttatctgccatctctagtgagatcaTGGTGGGCTGCACCTCTTGAATCCCCAGCTTcctcattacagagagaggcataagattAATACTAGAGCCAAGGTCGCACAGTGCCTTCTCAAAGGTGATAGTCCCTATAGTATAGTGAATCAGAAAGCTTCCAGGATCTAGgagcttttgaggcagcttcttctgaACTAGGGTGCTGCATTCTTTGGTTAGCACCATTGTTTTATCTCCCCTTAAGGCTTTCTTGTCAGCTATTATACTTTTCAGACATGCCATAGAAGGGGGATTCTTTTCCAACACCTTTACAAAAGAGATGTTGACTTGCAACTTCCTGAGAACTGCTAAGAACTGAGCAAGTTGCTTATCATCAGGCTCCTC is a genomic window of Arachis ipaensis cultivar K30076 chromosome B06, Araip1.1, whole genome shotgun sequence containing:
- the LOC107646672 gene encoding uncharacterized protein LOC107646672 — encoded protein: MEEVNYMGNPSRNSNNNLYSNSFNQGWRNHPNFGWRDQQKPQQSFNNNQDGMNQNKFNNRPFQPSQQQMETPTQSLSDLDTIVSNFSKATHSFMAETRYFIRNLEIQVGQLSKRIPEIPSNTLPSNTEVNPKEECKALTMEATTESKEEPATEKLKEIAAQVETGSVPLHTPMKIEKSDKYPSPNAQEEPDDKQLAQFLAVLRKLQVNISFVKVLEKNPPSMACLKSIIADKKALRGDKTMVLTKECSTLVQKKLPQKLLDPGSFLIHYTIGTITFEKALCDLGSSINLMPLSVMRKLGIQEVQPTMISLEMADKSLKRAYSMVENIFIKVEDLYRPADFVILDTGINRDDFIILGRPFLATAKALIDVEKGEIILRL